The DNA segment TATCTCTTCCGCGCCGGGATAGAATTCCTTTGCCAGCTCCAGAAAGTCCACTCCGGACATCGCCTGGTCTCGAATATATTCCCCCAGCACTGAATCTTCGACAATTATATGCTGCACATAAAGCGGCTTGGGAAATTGGAACTGCGCGATATTGCGCTCATAATAATCTGCAATAAGGCTGTCACCGGGGAAATAGTCCGGGTCACTCTGCCCTTTCATAACATAGTCGGTGGCATATTTGTGATACAGCCGCTTTCTTTCTGCTTCAACAAAGGGGGAACGGGAAAACCCCAGGTCATGCGCCGCCCGGGCAAGCATAAGCTTTTGCGCTTCGCGCAGAAGCGCATTGTGCTTATCTCTCATGGTCATACTGTCCAGTTTCATCTGCGTTTGGAATAAAGAGAAGATGCTCGATATGCGGTAAAAAACGACCGTGTCAAGGTCGTTAACTACCACCGCCCAGGTCGTATCCGGAATACCGGCAACCACCTCCAGAGCCGAGTCGTTATATTTCAGGCGGGCATGAGCGGTCAGAGAATCAAGCAGATGTCGGGCTCTTTCGCCCGCTTTCAAATTGACATAATGACGGCGCGCCGCTTCCATCACCTCTCCGGTCAAAGGAGCCAGCCCGGCCTCAATCCGGTCGGTGACTTTCAAAATATGCCACCCGTCGCGAGTCTTAAACGGCTGGGAAATCCCCCCCACAGGGAGAGCAAACGCCTCCTCTTCGAATTCCGGATTATAGGTTCCGCGTGGGAAAAACCCCAGGTCTCCATAACGTTTGCCCGACTCGCGATGGTCGGAGTATTCGAACGCCAGAGTCTCCAGGGCTTCTCCGGCATCAATTCTCTTCTTCAGCTCAAAAACGCGCTCGCGCGCGATGGAGTCAAGCGTCTCATCGGTATAGGCTCGATATAGCAACGAATCCTTCCCATAGCGCAAGCCCTTGGCCGAAATTACCAGATGGGAAGCCCGCACCTGTTCCTGATAAGAATATTGATTCGGGAAATGGCGATAGAAAGTATCCAGGGTCGCCGAATCTACCTGAATAGAATCAACAATGAAATTCTTATAGAAGTAATTTATCAGCAGGTCGTTATATCTGAAAGAATAAACGCGGTAGAGATGAAAATCATCCCGGAGATTGACTTTTTGCGCTTCCAGAGAAACCAGCGATTCCACCACTATTTTCTGCAGAGTATCAAAATAAATCGAAGAATCGATAATCCCTCCGGTTGGGACAAGGTCGCTGTTAGCCAGGCGCAAATACAACGTCGATGCCGGAACTTGAGATAAACTGTCATCTACCAGCACCA comes from the Candidatus Zixiibacteriota bacterium genome and includes:
- a CDS encoding peptidylprolyl isomerase codes for the protein MMRFFLKNFIVVSILWVLLTLGCRQIILDRDQIVNNDFPVVLVDDSLSQVPASTLYLRLANSDLVPTGGIIDSSIYFDTLQKIVVESLVSLEAQKVNLRDDFHLYRVYSFRYNDLLINYFYKNFIVDSIQVDSATLDTFYRHFPNQYSYQEQVRASHLVISAKGLRYGKDSLLYRAYTDETLDSIARERVFELKKRIDAGEALETLAFEYSDHRESGKRYGDLGFFPRGTYNPEFEEEAFALPVGGISQPFKTRDGWHILKVTDRIEAGLAPLTGEVMEAARRHYVNLKAGERARHLLDSLTAHARLKYNDSALEVVAGIPDTTWAVVVNDLDTVVFYRISSIFSLFQTQMKLDSMTMRDKHNALLREAQKLMLARAAHDLGFSRSPFVEAERKRLYHKYATDYVMKGQSDPDYFPGDSLIADYYERNIAQFQFPKPLYVQHIIVEDSVLGEYIRDQAMSGVDFLELAKEFYPGAEEIREAAADLGYIGRDEMPESFFLAALGTPVGDVSHPVKTEWGYHVIKVLERKTDLTLQQARGMIIDSLRVINNNDKARQWEKDLFSRHKLTYNLKKLGKVTLPPKERR